Part of the Halopseudomonas maritima genome, GCGCGCTCGAAGTTGGCGTTGTCTGAACGGGTCGGCCATTCGCTGTCGTCATCGCCCAGATCGCGCGCCTGGTGTAGCACCTTGATCTCGGCCGTGCCGTTCTTGACGCCAGGCTCCAGGCGCAGACGGAAGCGCTGCTCTTCGTCGTCCACCCGCTGCCCTTCTTGCACCAGCGGCAGCATGCGGCGTACCAACGGGTTGCCGGCAGCCTTGCTGAAATCGACCCACTGGGTAGCAAATTCGCTCAGCGCGGCATCACTTTGTGCCATGGGCACACGGTAGTCAGACCAGAAACGCTGCAACAGGGGCCACACGTCGGAGGCCGGCAGCTGTGCCAACACCCAGCGCTGGCTGCCTTCTTGTTGCAGCGAGAACGTGGAGGTGTCAACACCGGCCGCCATTGGGCGCGGACGTGGCGTTTCAAATTTTTCACCCGGCTGCGGCGCGGCGGCAATCTGTCCAGGAACCGGCAGAAGATCGCCCGTGGGCTTGCTTTCCAGCCCGGCCGGCACCGTCATGCGAGGCTGCACCTCGGCCTGCTGATAGTCGCTACCACGATCACGGAAGTATCCGTCTTCCCCCATCAGATACCCACAGCCGCTCAGGCTGGCCAAAACTCCCAGGGTCAGTGCGCTCAGCACAGGCTTCATAAATGTTTCCTTGGTCAACAGGTATTCCGATTGATTAGAGCAGGCCACACTCACGCAGGGCGCCGTGCACGGTGTCGTGGCAGCGGGCGCTGAGCTGAGTCAACGGCAGACGAATGCCATCGGCAATCAGCCCCATCTCAAGCAGAGCCCACTTGACCGGAATCGGATTGGATTCGATAAACAGCGCCTTGTGCAGGGGCATCAGGGCCTCATTGAGGCGGCGAGCCGTTGCATCATCGCCACGCAGGGCAGCAGCACACAGCTCGTGCATTTGCTGGGGCGCCACGTTGGCCGTCACGGAGATATTGCCTTTGCCACCCAGCAGGATCAGCTCTACTGCCGTTGCATCATCGCCGGAGTAGACCGCCATGCGATCGCCCACCCGCTCGATAACCTCGCGCGCACGCTGCAGGTCACCGGTCGCTTCCTTGATACCAACGATGTTGCTGATGGCAGCCAGGCGCTCAACGGTTTCCGGCAGCATGTCGCACGCGGTGCGACCCGGCACGTTGTACAGAATCTGCGGAATGGCAACGGCTTCAGCGATGTGCTTGTGGTGCAGGTACAGGCCTTCCTGGGTAGGCTTGTTGTAATAGGGGGTAACCAGCAGTGCAGCATCGGCACCAACGCTGCGCGCCGCCTCGGTCAGTTCGACCGCTTCACGGGTCGAGTTGGCGCCAGTACCGGCAATCACCGGGATGCGCCCGCCAACCTGCTGTACCACGCGGCGAATAGCTTCCTTGTGCTCGCTCATGTCGAGGGTAGCGGACTCACCGGACGTGCCGACGGCAACGATGCCGTCGGTACCCTTTTCCAGGTGGAAGTCGATCAGGCGCTCCAGAGCCTGCCAATCCAGGTCTCCGTTTGAATCCATGGGTGTAACCAGCGCCACCAGACTGCCCGAGATCATGCAACTCTCCACTTGGAACAATAAACGACAATGGTACTTTCGCCCCGCGGCCAGTACAAGGGAGCACTGATTAATTACACCGCGTCGGTAACCAGCAGACAGCTGCTGACCGGACGCCACCGAGGACCGCCACACGGGCAGCAAGCAGCGCGCCGACTTCTGCCCATCAGACACGTCGAGCTGGCTCGCCACCGCCGCCCGACACCGCTCGCTACCGGCAGTTGCCCCGCCTCCGACAGGCTGGGACAATAGCCGCTTGTTTATCGCGCTCAAAAGGCGCTTCCGTGAATTAGAGGATCACCATGTCCACCCCACCGGGTCAACGCGAGCAATATCTGGTCATTAACGTCCTGGGCCAGGAAACCACATCGCTGGCCAGCCTGTTGACCCGCCTGTGCACCGAGCATCGATGCCAGATTGTCAGCAGCCGCATGAGCCGCCACGGCAGTTGCGCCGTTCTGCTGTTGCAGGTCAGCGGCAACTGGGACGCCCTGGCCCGACTGGAAACCCTGCTGCCGCCGCTGGCCAAGCGCGAACACATTCAGCTGTCCATGTCCCGCAGCCACAGCCTGGACGAACGCCCACAAGCCTTGCCCTACAACGTTTTTGTGACGGCAGCCCAGCGGGCAGAGCTGGTTGGAGAGCTGTGCAACTTCTTCCAGCAACTGAGCATCGACATTGAAGAGCTGCAGAGCTTCACCTATCAGGCTCAGCACACTGGCACGCCCATGCTCAATCTGACGCTGACCATAGCGATACCGGCGCGCACCCAACTGAGCTGGCTGCGCGAGCAGTTTCTGGACTTTTGCGACGAACTGAACCTGGACGCCGTGATCGAACCCTGGCGCCCACTGCACTGATATTTGACGAGGAGACCGCCCATGTCCGTTGAACTGAACCAGCCCCTCCCCGACTTCAGCGCCAGCGCTACCGGCGATCAGACCGTGACGCCCGCCAGCCTGGCCGGCAAAAAGGTCGTGATTTACTTCTACCCCAAGGACAACACCCCGGGGTGTACCACTGAGGGTCAGGACTTCCGTGACAACCACGCCGCCTTTACCGAGGCCGGCGCGGTGATTTATGGCGTATCGCGCGACAGCCTGCGCACCCACACCAACTTCAAGACCAAGCATGAATTTCCGTTCGAGCTGATCAGCGACCCGGACGAGTCATTCTGCCGCCTGTTCGACGTTATCAAACCCAAGAAGCTCTATGGCAAGGAATACGAGGGGATTGAGCGCAGCACTTTTGTGTTTGACGAGCAAGGCGTGCTGCGTCACGAATGGCGCAAGGTTAAGGTACCGGGGCATGTTGCCGACGTACTGAAAGCCGTTCAGGCGCTGTAACCTGCCACAGCGCCCGCGAAGTGATGCTCAGGCCTGCGCCGCCTGAGCATCGTGCGCCGCCTCCAGGCCGCGCGGCCAGGCATAGAGCACCGCCTTGAACAAGGTCGCCAGCGGGATCGCAAAGAACACCCCCCAAAAGCCCCACAACCCGCCAAAGATCAGCACTGCTGCGATAATCGCGACTGGGTGCAGGTTGACCGCCTCGGAAAACAGAATCGGCACCAGCACATTGCCATCCAGCGCCTGAATCACAGCGTAGACAATCATCAGCACCATAAACTCGTTGCCCAGCCCCCACTGGAACAGGCCGATCAACGCCACCGGAATAGTAACCACGGTAGCGCCGATGTAGGGCACCAGCACCGACAAACCCACCAGCACCGCCAGCAGCGCCGCATAATTGACCCCGAGTATGGCGAAGGAGATGTAGGTCACCGCGCCGACGATCAGAATTTCCGCCGCCTTGCCGCGAATGTAGTTGGCAATCTGCTGGTTCATTTCCGTCCACACAACCCGCATCAGGCGGCGCTCACGCGGCAGGTGGCTGACCGTC contains:
- the dapA gene encoding 4-hydroxy-tetrahydrodipicolinate synthase translates to MISGSLVALVTPMDSNGDLDWQALERLIDFHLEKGTDGIVAVGTSGESATLDMSEHKEAIRRVVQQVGGRIPVIAGTGANSTREAVELTEAARSVGADAALLVTPYYNKPTQEGLYLHHKHIAEAVAIPQILYNVPGRTACDMLPETVERLAAISNIVGIKEATGDLQRAREVIERVGDRMAVYSGDDATAVELILLGGKGNISVTANVAPQQMHELCAAALRGDDATARRLNEALMPLHKALFIESNPIPVKWALLEMGLIADGIRLPLTQLSARCHDTVHGALRECGLL
- a CDS encoding glycine cleavage system protein R, producing MSTPPGQREQYLVINVLGQETTSLASLLTRLCTEHRCQIVSSRMSRHGSCAVLLLQVSGNWDALARLETLLPPLAKREHIQLSMSRSHSLDERPQALPYNVFVTAAQRAELVGELCNFFQQLSIDIEELQSFTYQAQHTGTPMLNLTLTIAIPARTQLSWLREQFLDFCDELNLDAVIEPWRPLH
- the bamC gene encoding outer membrane protein assembly factor BamC; amino-acid sequence: MKPVLSALTLGVLASLSGCGYLMGEDGYFRDRGSDYQQAEVQPRMTVPAGLESKPTGDLLPVPGQIAAAPQPGEKFETPRPRPMAAGVDTSTFSLQQEGSQRWVLAQLPASDVWPLLQRFWSDYRVPMAQSDAALSEFATQWVDFSKAAGNPLVRRMLPLVQEGQRVDDEEQRFRLRLEPGVKNGTAEIKVLHQARDLGDDDSEWPTRSDNANFERALLAELETYLNQSVSSDGPALVSSIINSGPVETSLEQDGAGNSVLYMLTDFNRAWSDVGEALARADVLVTDYNRSSGVYYVDLDQTRSEQEEEPGFFARWFGGDDEEEQVEDDGNQLQVRLTPVSSRIEVSVDAGIEQAADSATARDLLERIQRGLNERPPRQ
- a CDS encoding peroxiredoxin; translated protein: MSVELNQPLPDFSASATGDQTVTPASLAGKKVVIYFYPKDNTPGCTTEGQDFRDNHAAFTEAGAVIYGVSRDSLRTHTNFKTKHEFPFELISDPDESFCRLFDVIKPKKLYGKEYEGIERSTFVFDEQGVLRHEWRKVKVPGHVADVLKAVQAL